ACGGAGGGGTACGTCGGGGCGCCCATCCGCTCCTCGATGGAGGTCGTCGAGCTGGGGCGGACGGGGCGCGGCATCCCGGTGTTTATGGACCGGATCGCCTCGGAGTCGGACGGCGTCGTGCTGGTGAACCGCATAAAGCCGCACACGGACTTCCACGCGGGCGTGGAGAGCGGGCTCTTGAAGATGGCCTCCATAGGCCTCGGCAAGCACGCGCAGGCCCTCGCCCTGCACGCCCACGGCGTCCCCGGCATCCGGGACCACATGGTCGAGGTCGGGAAGGCCATGCTCGCCTCGGGCAAGGTTCTCTTCGGCGTCGGTATCGTCGAGAACGCCTACGAGGAGACGGCGGTGATCGAGGCGATCCCACCAGAGCGCATCCCGGAGCGCGAGGCGGAGCTCCTCGAGGAGTCGGCGCGCCTGATGCCGAAGCTGCCCGTCGAGGAGATGGACGTGCTCTTCGTGGACGAGCTCGGCAAGAACTACAGCGGCACGGGGATGGACACCAACGTGATCGGGCGCTTCCGCATCCTCGGGGTGGAGGAGCCGGAGAGCCCGAGGGCGAGGTACGTGATCGTGAGCGACCTCAGCGAGGCCTCCCACGGCAACGCCCTGGGCGTCGGTCTTGCGGACTTCACCACGAGGAGGCTCTTCGAGAAGATAGACTTCCGCGCCACGAACGAGAACGTCCTCACCAGCACGTTCGTCGAGCGGGGCAAGATCCCGATGGTGATGGAGAGCGACCGCGAGGCGCTCGAGGCCGCAATTAGGTGCAACTGGGGCGTCCCGCCGGAGGAGACCCGCTTCGTCCGCATACCGAACACGCTGCACCTCCGCGAGCTCTACCTCTCGGAGAACCTGCTGGAGGAGGCCCTCGCGAGCGGCCGCGTGGAGGTGGTCGAGGGCCCGCGCGAGATGGCCTTCGACGGGGAGGGGAACCTGTTGCCTTTCACCCGGGCGGCCGCGGCTTGAAGAGCACCGCTGTGGTAGGTTAGTCCCTGCGAGAAACGAGGTCTTTACACGACGAGGTGGGGCGTTATGCAGACGTTCGAGAGGCTCATGGACTACGCGGAGGCGGAGCGGCTGGTGCTCGAGAACTCCCCGCCGCTCCCCGAGGAGAGGGTGCCGATTCCGGAGGCGCTGGGGCTCGCGCTCGCCGGGGACGTGAGGGCGTGCTTCGACTCCCCGCCCTTCGACAACTCCGCGGTGGACGGCTACGCGCTGAGGAGCGCCGACGCCGAGGCGGGGCGGGTCTTCAGGGTGGTGGATGAGGCCCCGGCCGGACGCCCGGCGGCGAGGGGCGTCGGGGAGGGGGAGGCGGTCAAGATCTTCACCGGAGGCGTCATCCCCGAGGGTGCCGACGCGGTGGTGAT
The Rubrobacter xylanophilus genome window above contains:
- a CDS encoding lactate racemase domain-containing protein, coding for MRLPRVVRVRQEFPRPRVGNVGAALREELGREEIRARIEPGASVAITAGSRGISNIAEILRTLVALLKEAGAEPFAVPAMGSHGGATAEGQVEILASLGVTEGYVGAPIRSSMEVVELGRTGRGIPVFMDRIASESDGVVLVNRIKPHTDFHAGVESGLLKMASIGLGKHAQALALHAHGVPGIRDHMVEVGKAMLASGKVLFGVGIVENAYEETAVIEAIPPERIPEREAELLEESARLMPKLPVEEMDVLFVDELGKNYSGTGMDTNVIGRFRILGVEEPESPRARYVIVSDLSEASHGNALGVGLADFTTRRLFEKIDFRATNENVLTSTFVERGKIPMVMESDREALEAAIRCNWGVPPEETRFVRIPNTLHLRELYLSENLLEEALASGRVEVVEGPREMAFDGEGNLLPFTRAAAA